TGTTGTGGTCAGTACCACGATCCCAGGCCGAACTACCCGTACCCGAACTGATTTCGGGATCGAAGCCGGTGTACTTGGTGAACGTCAGCAAATTCCGGCCCGACAGCACCAATTGCGCCCGACGCAATACCGGCACATTAACTACTTTGCTCAGGTCAAATCCAACCTGTACGTTGCGCAGCCGCACGAACGAAGCGTCTTCATAGAAATAATCTTTCGTGCCATTGGCCTGACGCTGGGCATACACCCCCCGGTAGAAAGCTGTCCAGGCCCCCGTATTTCCATCAATCGTAATCGGGTTCGCATAGTCAGCATGAATACCATCGCGGTACATCCATTCCTTTGTCTGGTTATAGATGTGGCTGCCATTTACCCAGTCGAACTGGAAGCCGAACGTCAGGAAGTTTTTAAACGTAAACTCGTTGATGAACGACATATTGAACTTCGGGTTCGGATCGCCAAAGCTGTACTTATTAGCCGAGAAGAAAGGCTGTTTCGTTGCCTTACTGACCACAATCCCATTGCTGGCTACGGTATACTGCGACTGCTGATCGGCGGGGATAAGCAAATTTCCATCCGGGTCCTTCTGATCCAGTGAATGAACCGTTATATAGCCATACAATTGACCGATTTTTTCACCTGCTTTCAGGACGTAGTTCGAACTACCGGCACTCGACAATACGACCACTTCGGCATTGTTCTTAACCGCCGTAATTTTTGAGGTTTGTCGCCCAAAATTCGTTGTCAGATTCCAGGTGAAGTCTTTCGTCCGCACAACGGTCGTATTCAACGATGCCTGAAACCCATTGGAGCCCAGCGAGAACGCGTTGTCTTTGATCGAGTTAATCCCCGCTGATGGAATACCACTCACATCGAAAATGGCATTGTCGGTAGACCGATTCCAATACGTGGCCGACAACCGAACACTGCTCAACCAGTTTGACGTTTTCGAAGGGGTAAGGGCTAAATCGGCACCCACTTCAAGTTCGGACGAAACCTCTACATCCAGAGCCGGATTTGGCTGGCTGGCTGGTGTATAAAAAGAGTTCGATGAGCCTAAGGTCTGGGTGTTTAAAACCAGGTAGCGATCGAATGGCTTCGGCTGAATACCAGCCTGTCCGTAAGCGGCCCGTAGCTTCAATTCGGGGAAGAAACCAGCTACCGGGCTATTTTCCCAGAACTTCAACGCCGAAATACGGAAATACGCATCGCCACGCGGGAAGGTAAACGGCTTGGAACCGCTACCAAAAGCCGATGAATAGTCGGTACGGAAACCACCCGAAATACCTGCCAGATCACCAAAGTCGATCCGCTGGTTAACGACATAGCCATAGGTAATAAACGGCTCACTATAATCACCGCCAGCCGGTAAACCAGCCCGTCCAGCCGATGGTGCTTTCACACCAGGAACGCGGAATACTGCCGATTGAGCTGCTGTAAACGGATCGTAGGTTGGCAGGCCCAGTGTATAGGTATAGAACTGTTTGAAGTTCCGGTTTCGGTAATCGAACGAGAGTTGCGTAGAGGTTCTGATAGGCAGTTTCGAACCAAAATCGTTCTGAAAATCGGTATTGATATAGGCGCTGGCCAGGAAGTTCTGGTACGTAGTGGTCAGGCTATTATTATCGATCTCACCCGAAGGGTCGGTTCCAAAATAGTTTTGGTAGTAGTTGTTATTCAGCGCAATAACGTTCCGATTTTTCGTCTGGTTGGCGTAAGTAGTCCGAATTTCCTGCTTCGAGTAGTTGATACCATATTTGGCATCCAGCGTCAGAAATTTATTGATATTGTAATTCAGGTTGAAGTTCTGAATCACATCCACCTTGTTGTCCTTATTGTCGGTATATTTCTGCCAGAAGCTGGGGTTATTGTGGTTCACCCCTACTGCATCGCCGTAGTAAATACCCGGATTACCGTCGGGATCGAGGGCCGAAAAATCAGCAAATGGACGAGCATTGTTCACCGCATACAGAATCAGGCGATCGTTGGTTTTGATTGTACTACGTGTGTATACGAGCTGCGTAGTGGTTCTGAAAGTCAAGCCTTTGGCTAGTTGGAGACCAATATTCGACATCAGATTACTGCGTTGATAATTTCCGTTGTTGATGACATTACTCTCCTGCTGGTTATTCGAAGCTGATACGGCAAAGTCGACTTTATCGGTTCCACCTGTCAACGCAATACTGTTGTTATAGGTATTTGACGGGCGGAAAAAATAGGCATAATGATCCTGATACTTCAAATTGGCCGTATAAGGCTTATCGGCTTTGTTATTCACATCGAGCGGATTATACTGCACATTCTCGCTGTAAACTAATGTATTCGGATTGAATTCAAGCGGTTTACCCGACGTACCAATAACGTTATTGCTGGCATCGACAATGAATCCATTGTATTGCGCCTTAGCCACTCCTCCTACATTCAGATACTCACTCCGGGTAATGCCCGAACTCACATCAATATTTAGTTTACCTGATTTCCCTTTTTTGGTAAATACCTGAATAACCCCGTTGGCACCCTGCGCCCCATACAGTGTAGCTGCCGCTGCACCCTGCACTACCTCAACCCGTTCGATGGTATTTGGATCGATACTGCTCAATAGGGCTGTCGGGTTATTGTTGATGTTTCCGTTCGAATCGTAATTCGTGGCATCGACCTGCACCCCATCGATGAGCAGAATAGGAGCCGTACCCCGGTTGATGGTGTTAATCCCGCGCAGTACAATGTTGACCGGAGCACCAGGTGTACCGTTTCCACTCGAAATCTGTGCTCCGGCAATCTTCCCAACCAATGCCTGATCAATAGAAGCGGTTGGTGTTTGAGGCAGATTCTTGGAGGTAATCGACTCGACCGAAATACCCAGTTTACGCTTATCGGTGGCTACCCCGACCCCGGTGACAACCACTTCGGATAACTGGCGGTTGTCTGATACCAGCTTAACGTCGACGACCGACTCGTTGCCAACAGCGATTTCCTGTGTGGTAACGCCCACAAAACTAAAGACGAGCGTTGCCGCCTTGTTGCCGGGAACGTCAAGACTATACATACCTCCCGCGTCGGTAGTAGCCCCTTTTGTAGTGCCCTTTACCACAACCGAAACTCCTGGCAAGGGTAAGTTATCTTCGGCCGATGTGACCTTACCCGTAATACGCCTATCCTGCGCCCAAACAGTGGACCAGAGCGAGCATACCAGAAGGAAACTCAAGGATAGAAATTTACTCATGTACGTTAGATGTTAGGTGAAAACAGTTTTTACTGTTGACAAAACTAACATCAAAAAGAAATAATACAAATTTAAAAATCCACTTACATAAAATATTATTTGATAAATACTGAGTAAAATCAAAATATTATTCCGATATAAAAGCAAAAATACACATATAATATAATAAAATTTACCAGATATTCATTAAAATCAGAATAATATACCTAAAAAGTATTTTAACTTTAATATCTATTTAAATAGAAAAAATACAATTAACAAAAGACATTTTATAAAGACATCATATTTGTACAGCATGTTGCATGGACGTTGCTTGTTTTCCATAAGCGGTCGAAAATCGGGCTGAACGTCAAACCATTAGCCAATATGTAA
This window of the Spirosoma aerolatum genome carries:
- a CDS encoding SusC/RagA family TonB-linked outer membrane protein; translated protein: MSKFLSLSFLLVCSLWSTVWAQDRRITGKVTSAEDNLPLPGVSVVVKGTTKGATTDAGGMYSLDVPGNKAATLVFSFVGVTTQEIAVGNESVVDVKLVSDNRQLSEVVVTGVGVATDKRKLGISVESITSKNLPQTPTASIDQALVGKIAGAQISSGNGTPGAPVNIVLRGINTINRGTAPILLIDGVQVDATNYDSNGNINNNPTALLSSIDPNTIERVEVVQGAAAATLYGAQGANGVIQVFTKKGKSGKLNIDVSSGITRSEYLNVGGVAKAQYNGFIVDASNNVIGTSGKPLEFNPNTLVYSENVQYNPLDVNNKADKPYTANLKYQDHYAYFFRPSNTYNNSIALTGGTDKVDFAVSASNNQQESNVINNGNYQRSNLMSNIGLQLAKGLTFRTTTQLVYTRSTIKTNDRLILYAVNNARPFADFSALDPDGNPGIYYGDAVGVNHNNPSFWQKYTDNKDNKVDVIQNFNLNYNINKFLTLDAKYGINYSKQEIRTTYANQTKNRNVIALNNNYYQNYFGTDPSGEIDNNSLTTTYQNFLASAYINTDFQNDFGSKLPIRTSTQLSFDYRNRNFKQFYTYTLGLPTYDPFTAAQSAVFRVPGVKAPSAGRAGLPAGGDYSEPFITYGYVVNQRIDFGDLAGISGGFRTDYSSAFGSGSKPFTFPRGDAYFRISALKFWENSPVAGFFPELKLRAAYGQAGIQPKPFDRYLVLNTQTLGSSNSFYTPASQPNPALDVEVSSELEVGADLALTPSKTSNWLSSVRLSATYWNRSTDNAIFDVSGIPSAGINSIKDNAFSLGSNGFQASLNTTVVRTKDFTWNLTTNFGRQTSKITAVKNNAEVVVLSSAGSSNYVLKAGEKIGQLYGYITVHSLDQKDPDGNLLIPADQQSQYTVASNGIVVSKATKQPFFSANKYSFGDPNPKFNMSFINEFTFKNFLTFGFQFDWVNGSHIYNQTKEWMYRDGIHADYANPITIDGNTGAWTAFYRGVYAQRQANGTKDYFYEDASFVRLRNVQVGFDLSKVVNVPVLRRAQLVLSGRNLLTFTKYTGFDPEISSGTGSSAWDRGTDHNTMPNLRSYQATLNIGL